A genome region from Thermococcus gorgonarius includes the following:
- a CDS encoding CBS domain-containing protein, with product MEDKSSDKAKNSKAKKIHIIHSKRRLIQMKRKEELSHNIRYISKVPVKLVMDTEFLTLHPSDSLSKLVQDLRGEESSAVVVDEEGRLLGFITMKDLLNFFEPPRRYSIVGVNLLKKYSLNRASRVEDIMVKKPITINVKDDLGRAIKLMLETGKHHLPVVDDENRVHGLLEVKDIIRLIRIVSM from the coding sequence ATGGAAGATAAAAGTTCAGACAAAGCCAAGAACTCGAAAGCTAAAAAGATACACATAATCCACAGCAAGAGACGGCTTATTCAGATGAAGAGAAAGGAGGAGCTCAGCCACAACATCCGCTACATTTCAAAGGTGCCCGTGAAGCTGGTGATGGACACGGAATTTTTGACCCTCCACCCCAGCGACTCGCTTTCAAAGCTTGTACAGGACCTCAGAGGGGAGGAGAGCTCAGCCGTTGTCGTTGACGAGGAGGGAAGGCTCCTCGGCTTTATAACCATGAAAGACCTCCTAAACTTCTTTGAGCCTCCGAGGAGGTACTCCATAGTCGGGGTTAACCTGTTGAAAAAGTACTCTCTAAACCGGGCTTCGCGCGTTGAGGACATAATGGTCAAGAAACCAATAACGATCAACGTTAAGGACGACCTCGGGAGGGCCATAAAGCTGATGCTTGAAACCGGGAAGCACCACCTTCCTGTTGTTGACGATGAGAACCGCGTTCACGGCCTCCTGGAGGTTAAAGACATAATTCGTCTCATACGCATAGTCTCAATGTAA
- a CDS encoding RsmB/NOP family class I SAM-dependent RNA methyltransferase, protein MSYEEAFPQELREYYKKLFGSEAEEIMASLRTPVEKYYIRVNTLKTSRSKLISILKKEGLRPKRSPYLKEGIYFEREGPNFDDDYDPGLKKVVANKFAAESVYQGAMLYAPGVLKADKDIKPGDEVEIRDPRGLLVGIGIARMSAKEMVASTRGLAVEVTLPKFKLPSLSELESFREGLFYAQSLPSMVTARVLEPNEEDLVIDMAAAPGGKTSHIAQLMQNRGEIIAIDKSRNRLRKMEEELKRLGVKNVKLLHMDSRKLPELGIKADKILLDAPCTALGIRPKLWESRTPKDIEATARYQRAFIWAAIKSLRKDGVLVYSTCTISYEENEANVKFMLEKGLKLEEQPIFIASQGIGIEEVQRFYPNRHMTQGFFIARLRKV, encoded by the coding sequence GTGAGCTACGAGGAAGCCTTTCCCCAGGAGCTGAGAGAATACTATAAGAAGCTCTTCGGGAGTGAAGCCGAGGAGATAATGGCCTCCCTCAGAACTCCAGTGGAAAAGTACTACATAAGGGTGAACACACTCAAAACGAGTCGCTCCAAACTAATTAGCATCCTGAAAAAAGAAGGCCTCAGGCCAAAGAGGAGCCCCTACCTCAAGGAGGGCATCTACTTCGAGAGGGAGGGGCCCAATTTCGATGACGACTACGATCCTGGTCTCAAAAAAGTCGTTGCCAATAAGTTTGCGGCGGAGAGCGTTTACCAGGGGGCGATGCTCTACGCACCTGGGGTTCTGAAGGCAGACAAGGACATAAAACCCGGTGACGAGGTGGAGATAAGGGATCCAAGGGGCCTTTTAGTTGGAATTGGAATCGCCAGGATGAGCGCCAAGGAGATGGTGGCCTCAACGAGGGGCTTAGCTGTCGAGGTCACACTCCCCAAGTTCAAGCTACCCAGCCTTAGCGAGCTGGAGTCCTTCAGGGAGGGCCTATTTTACGCTCAAAGTCTGCCTTCGATGGTAACCGCGAGAGTTCTTGAGCCGAACGAGGAAGACTTGGTTATAGATATGGCCGCCGCTCCCGGCGGAAAGACCAGCCACATAGCCCAGCTCATGCAGAACAGGGGAGAGATAATAGCAATCGACAAATCGAGGAACAGACTGAGAAAGATGGAGGAAGAGTTAAAGAGACTTGGGGTTAAAAACGTTAAGTTGCTCCACATGGATTCCAGGAAGCTTCCCGAGCTGGGAATAAAGGCAGATAAGATCCTCCTCGATGCACCGTGCACGGCACTGGGCATAAGGCCCAAGCTCTGGGAGAGCAGAACGCCGAAGGACATAGAGGCCACGGCCAGGTATCAAAGAGCCTTCATCTGGGCAGCCATAAAATCCCTGAGGAAGGACGGAGTTCTGGTTTACTCAACGTGCACGATCAGCTACGAGGAGAACGAAGCAAACGTGAAGTTCATGCTTGAAAAAGGATTAAAGCTCGAGGAGCAGCCGATATTCATTGCTTCACAGGGGATTGGAATCGAAGAAGTCCAGAGGTTCTACCCCAACAGGCACATGACGCAGGGCTTCTTCATAGCGCGGCTGAGGAAGGTGTGA
- a CDS encoding DUF3201 domain-containing protein, translating into MAKPNVREIHDFLNEMWESIFTLNEELKAELPGEGFKVEDVEEVFGAYVFLDGEWRLMKYPHPAFEIKPQIEVGATPESYYFVVAVPKEKVSENFVGLFIEIFPRSFIYGAEDFLNDVYNWRRDGRVSPTEVLEKISRSDEKVFQFEANFGSAKALKQGVKRLIELGKRFEIFDL; encoded by the coding sequence ATGGCAAAGCCAAACGTTCGTGAGATTCACGACTTTCTGAACGAGATGTGGGAAAGCATTTTCACGCTCAACGAAGAACTTAAGGCCGAGCTCCCGGGTGAAGGCTTCAAGGTCGAGGATGTTGAGGAGGTCTTCGGTGCTTACGTCTTCCTGGACGGCGAGTGGAGGCTCATGAAATACCCTCACCCGGCATTCGAGATAAAGCCTCAGATTGAAGTCGGCGCCACACCGGAAAGTTACTACTTCGTCGTTGCTGTTCCGAAGGAGAAGGTGAGCGAGAACTTCGTCGGGCTGTTCATCGAAATCTTTCCTCGGAGCTTCATCTATGGTGCAGAGGACTTTCTGAACGACGTCTACAACTGGAGGCGCGACGGAAGGGTCTCCCCCACTGAGGTTCTTGAGAAGATCTCCCGGAGCGACGAGAAGGTCTTCCAGTTCGAGGCCAACTTCGGCTCCGCGAAGGCCCTGAAGCAAGGGGTAAAGAGGCTCATAGAGCTTGGAAAGCGCTTTGAAATCTTCGATCTCTGA
- a CDS encoding NAD(P)/FAD-dependent oxidoreductase, whose translation MVSNNESGKAYDVVIIGAGPAGLFAAYELAERSDFRILVIDEGGDVDQRKCPMYELGHCIGCQPCHIMSGVGGAGGLSDGTINLRPDIGGDLRELTNDENYAWQLVWEVDQIFLRHKAPRNLFKGDPEQVRYWEQRAAQAGVKFIPIIQRHIGSDRTPEVIGDIKRHLEGKGVKFLFWTKALEFGQGWVKVKHGKDVFKIKARYIIVAPGRGGAEWFHDVAKKIGLKARHGPIDVGVRVEVPAIVMEPITSINHDPKFHIYTDTYDDFVRTFCTNPNGFVVEERYDGYVGVNGHSMHGKKSNNTNFAFLSRIELTEPVEDTTAYGRSIAQLATTIGGGKPLIQRLGDLRRGRRSTWARIKRSDVEPTLKHVTPGDIAMSLPHRVVTNIIEGLEKLDRVLPGVASDHTLLYAPEIKYYAMKVEVDENLETSIEGIFAAGDGAGLSRDIVNAAATGLLAARGILKKEGLYTEKDFRMPGNWKEKIENIS comes from the coding sequence ATGGTTTCTAACAACGAAAGCGGAAAAGCCTATGACGTTGTTATTATTGGAGCCGGCCCGGCAGGTCTTTTTGCGGCCTACGAGCTCGCGGAAAGGAGCGATTTTAGAATTTTAGTTATCGACGAGGGCGGAGACGTTGACCAGAGGAAGTGTCCGATGTACGAGCTCGGCCACTGCATAGGCTGTCAGCCCTGCCACATAATGAGTGGTGTTGGAGGAGCAGGTGGGCTGAGCGACGGGACGATAAACCTCCGCCCCGACATCGGCGGCGACCTGAGGGAACTCACTAACGACGAGAACTACGCCTGGCAGCTCGTCTGGGAAGTTGACCAGATTTTTCTGAGGCACAAAGCGCCAAGGAACCTCTTCAAGGGCGACCCTGAGCAGGTCCGCTACTGGGAGCAGAGGGCGGCACAGGCGGGAGTGAAGTTCATCCCAATAATTCAGCGCCACATCGGTTCCGACAGGACGCCTGAAGTCATAGGCGACATCAAGAGGCACCTTGAGGGCAAAGGCGTGAAATTCCTCTTCTGGACTAAAGCTTTGGAGTTCGGTCAGGGATGGGTTAAAGTTAAGCACGGAAAGGACGTCTTCAAGATTAAGGCCCGCTACATAATCGTCGCGCCCGGAAGGGGTGGAGCGGAGTGGTTCCACGACGTTGCCAAAAAGATAGGCCTGAAAGCCAGACACGGGCCCATTGACGTCGGAGTTAGGGTTGAGGTTCCGGCCATAGTGATGGAGCCGATAACGAGCATAAACCACGACCCCAAGTTCCACATCTACACCGACACCTACGACGACTTCGTGAGAACCTTCTGCACCAACCCGAACGGCTTCGTCGTTGAGGAGCGCTACGACGGCTACGTTGGGGTGAACGGCCACTCGATGCACGGGAAGAAGAGCAACAACACCAACTTCGCCTTCCTGAGCAGGATAGAGCTGACGGAGCCCGTTGAGGATACAACCGCATACGGCAGAAGCATAGCGCAACTGGCAACGACCATAGGCGGCGGAAAGCCCCTCATTCAGCGCCTCGGCGACCTGAGGAGGGGAAGGAGGAGCACGTGGGCGAGGATAAAGAGGAGTGACGTCGAACCCACTTTAAAGCACGTCACACCTGGCGATATAGCCATGTCCCTGCCACACCGCGTCGTCACCAACATCATAGAGGGTCTTGAGAAGCTCGACCGCGTTCTTCCGGGAGTTGCGAGCGACCACACACTTCTCTACGCCCCGGAAATCAAGTACTACGCGATGAAGGTTGAGGTTGATGAGAACCTTGAGACGAGCATAGAGGGCATTTTTGCAGCGGGAGATGGCGCTGGGCTTAGTAGGGACATCGTTAACGCCGCCGCAACCGGCCTCTTGGCAGCGAGGGGAATACTCAAGAAGGAGGGCCTATACACCGAGAAGGACTTCAGAATGCCAGGGAACTGGAAGGAGAAAATTGAAAACATCAGTTAA
- a CDS encoding LEA type 2 family protein translates to MGAIAKLFGMVFLIFVLWLGYVGYSISQGISGLHAQWGPVSEERTSIEITGSFKRPLYAPISLKDAEVIFMNESVAKLSRMEYSPTSTDFKSEIVIFNREVVDAILKYLENNESGEIVVKIVPALFGALSTEIETSIPFREKILESIHLTAESHEVAGIPGVKTPELRDTLVRYDGREGDKAVFTTVLVLYNPNSYPLPLVKTSYRVWINGIEAAYGESERNVVIPAGGTVELPVKTYVNLSSLPKVWALHVKNGEESTVRAKLYFRIQINLPLTGKITKEVELTTIEKTVKTNIMDQINSKLSGLNT, encoded by the coding sequence ATGGGGGCAATCGCCAAGCTCTTTGGAATGGTGTTTTTGATATTCGTTCTCTGGCTGGGATATGTGGGCTATTCTATTAGTCAGGGTATCTCGGGCTTACATGCTCAGTGGGGACCAGTCAGCGAGGAGAGAACTTCGATAGAAATAACCGGCTCTTTTAAAAGACCGCTCTACGCCCCAATATCGCTGAAAGACGCAGAAGTTATTTTCATGAACGAAAGTGTGGCTAAGCTAAGCAGAATGGAGTACTCACCCACCTCAACCGATTTCAAGAGCGAAATAGTGATATTCAACAGGGAAGTGGTGGACGCGATTCTCAAATACCTGGAAAACAACGAAAGTGGGGAGATAGTGGTAAAGATAGTTCCCGCTCTTTTTGGAGCACTCTCAACCGAAATTGAGACTTCAATTCCCTTTAGGGAGAAGATACTGGAGAGCATCCATCTGACTGCAGAGAGCCACGAGGTGGCTGGAATTCCGGGCGTCAAGACGCCAGAGCTAAGGGATACCCTGGTGAGGTACGACGGTAGGGAAGGAGACAAAGCAGTCTTCACCACGGTTCTGGTACTGTACAACCCAAACTCTTACCCGCTCCCACTGGTGAAAACCTCTTACAGGGTGTGGATCAACGGGATAGAAGCCGCCTACGGTGAAAGCGAGAGAAACGTTGTTATTCCAGCGGGAGGAACCGTTGAACTGCCGGTCAAGACATACGTAAACCTGTCTTCACTACCAAAGGTATGGGCCCTGCACGTCAAAAATGGCGAAGAAAGCACCGTAAGGGCCAAACTCTACTTCAGAATCCAGATAAATCTGCCTCTGACAGGGAAGATAACCAAAGAGGTGGAACTAACCACCATTGAAAAGACCGTCAAAACCAACATCATGGATCAAATAAACTCCAAGCTTTCCGGGCTCAACACTTAA
- a CDS encoding cation:proton antiporter codes for MDVFLELALILIVAKLFGYLTVRLGFPAALGQLIGGILIGPSVLGLVGYDEGVKLLAELGVVMLLFLAGLETDVEEFKHVGVPAFIIAALGVLVPFILGYLGAMAWGYSSIQALFLGGILTATSVGLTTSILMEMKKLRTRVGTTILAAAVVDDVLGIIVLTILVGINTRGSVYAKDLLIILGEVAVYFALGLLVGHPAVKEALKASEKITLPETLTAMAIAIMLIFAYLAEQFQIAGITGAYLAGILVASTEEAREISNKTMTIGYSLFIPIFLVSIGIESDVRVLTHAGVFALVYSLLGILGKIFGCGLGAFVSRFKPREALQVGVGMIPRMEVALIMANVALREGVFDRGTFAIPVTMVVITTIVTPFLLKWAFSKD; via the coding sequence ATGGACGTGTTCCTTGAGCTCGCGCTGATACTGATAGTGGCAAAGCTGTTTGGCTACCTGACCGTTCGCCTCGGCTTTCCAGCGGCCCTCGGCCAGCTCATCGGTGGAATCCTCATAGGACCGTCAGTCCTTGGGCTGGTTGGCTATGACGAGGGGGTAAAACTCCTGGCGGAGCTGGGAGTCGTCATGCTCCTATTCTTGGCCGGTCTTGAAACCGACGTCGAGGAGTTCAAGCACGTCGGCGTTCCCGCGTTTATAATAGCCGCTCTCGGTGTCCTCGTGCCCTTTATCTTAGGTTACCTCGGTGCCATGGCTTGGGGATATTCAAGTATTCAGGCGCTCTTTCTGGGCGGCATTCTCACAGCCACCAGCGTCGGTCTTACCACCAGTATACTCATGGAGATGAAGAAGCTCCGCACGAGGGTGGGGACGACGATTTTGGCAGCAGCGGTCGTCGACGACGTGCTCGGTATAATAGTGCTGACGATACTGGTCGGTATAAACACCCGCGGGAGCGTCTATGCGAAGGACCTGCTGATTATCCTTGGTGAGGTCGCGGTCTACTTTGCCCTGGGCCTCCTGGTGGGGCATCCTGCCGTTAAAGAGGCCCTCAAAGCCTCGGAAAAAATAACTCTCCCCGAAACTCTAACTGCTATGGCAATAGCAATAATGCTCATATTCGCCTATCTCGCGGAGCAGTTCCAGATAGCGGGCATAACCGGTGCGTACCTTGCCGGAATCCTGGTCGCCAGTACGGAGGAGGCGAGGGAGATAAGCAACAAGACAATGACAATAGGCTACTCCCTCTTCATCCCGATATTCCTCGTCAGCATTGGAATAGAGAGCGACGTCCGCGTTCTGACCCACGCCGGAGTCTTTGCTCTCGTCTACTCGCTCCTGGGAATCCTCGGGAAGATATTCGGCTGTGGCCTGGGAGCATTCGTCTCCCGCTTCAAACCCAGAGAGGCCCTCCAGGTCGGTGTCGGCATGATACCCCGCATGGAGGTGGCTTTGATAATGGCCAACGTCGCCCTGAGGGAGGGCGTCTTTGACAGGGGCACTTTCGCCATACCCGTGACCATGGTGGTGATAACGACAATAGTAACGCCCTTCCTGCTGAAGTGGGCGTTCTCAAAGGATTAG
- a CDS encoding acetate--CoA ligase family protein, giving the protein MAELSFFFYPRSVAVFGSFKRGAIAYEILRNIVEGEFTGKILPINPKGGTVEVNGKTFRIKPKLNEPVDVAIIAIPAKIVPALIDEIGPLIKGAVVISAGFSEVGNVELERELVEKAKKHGIRIIGPNCAGIFGVHGKFFGSFEVRVKPGGLALISQSGAFGGAALAMGNDEGIGFSAFVSYGNAADLNESDFLEYFADDENTKAIALYIEGVKDGRRFMKALRYAASKKPVIVLKAGKSASGAKAAASHTGSLAGSYEIYRAAFKQAGAIEVDEMEELFDAAKAFEMYPKAGKRVAVITNSGGPGVLATDKLEKLGLEMAKLNEETVQKLRSFLPPQCSVRNPIDLIADADYERYKRTIETVCRDENVDSLLVICVPPIFIPSEEIARAVIEAECDKPLIVNFMAGELVREGVKLLEEKGIKNFPTPERAAKALKWLSLR; this is encoded by the coding sequence ATGGCCGAGCTGTCTTTCTTCTTCTACCCGAGAAGCGTTGCCGTTTTTGGATCATTTAAAAGAGGGGCCATAGCCTACGAAATCCTGAGGAACATCGTTGAGGGTGAGTTCACCGGGAAGATTCTACCGATAAATCCAAAGGGGGGAACTGTAGAAGTCAACGGAAAAACCTTCCGGATAAAACCAAAGCTCAACGAGCCTGTTGATGTTGCAATAATAGCGATTCCGGCAAAGATAGTTCCGGCTCTAATCGATGAGATAGGACCGCTCATCAAGGGTGCCGTCGTCATAAGTGCGGGCTTTTCTGAGGTTGGAAACGTTGAGCTGGAGCGCGAGCTTGTTGAAAAGGCGAAAAAACATGGCATCAGAATAATAGGTCCCAACTGCGCCGGCATCTTCGGCGTCCACGGAAAGTTCTTCGGCTCCTTCGAAGTCCGCGTGAAGCCGGGCGGTTTGGCGCTAATCAGCCAGAGCGGGGCCTTCGGAGGAGCGGCTTTAGCTATGGGCAACGATGAGGGTATAGGATTCTCGGCCTTCGTTTCCTATGGAAACGCCGCTGACCTCAACGAGAGCGACTTCCTTGAGTACTTCGCCGATGACGAGAACACCAAAGCCATAGCCCTCTACATCGAGGGCGTTAAGGACGGAAGGCGCTTCATGAAAGCGCTCCGCTACGCGGCAAGCAAAAAGCCCGTCATAGTACTCAAGGCCGGAAAGAGCGCGAGCGGTGCCAAGGCAGCCGCCAGCCACACGGGTTCGCTGGCTGGAAGCTATGAAATCTACCGCGCGGCCTTCAAACAGGCCGGTGCCATAGAGGTCGATGAGATGGAGGAGCTCTTTGATGCCGCCAAAGCCTTCGAGATGTATCCAAAAGCAGGGAAGAGGGTGGCAGTGATAACCAACTCCGGCGGGCCGGGCGTTTTAGCAACGGATAAACTGGAAAAGCTCGGCCTTGAGATGGCTAAGCTTAACGAGGAAACCGTGCAAAAGCTTCGCTCCTTCCTGCCGCCCCAGTGCTCCGTCAGGAACCCCATCGACCTCATAGCGGATGCAGACTACGAAAGGTACAAGAGAACCATCGAGACGGTTTGCAGGGATGAAAACGTTGACTCGCTTCTCGTGATCTGCGTGCCACCGATCTTCATCCCGAGCGAGGAGATAGCCAGGGCAGTAATTGAAGCCGAGTGTGACAAGCCTTTGATTGTGAACTTCATGGCTGGAGAGCTCGTTAGAGAAGGGGTTAAGCTGCTGGAAGAAAAAGGAATAAAGAACTTCCCAACACCAGAGAGGGCAGCAAAGGCCCTGAAATGGCTCTCACTCCGATGA
- a CDS encoding lysylphosphatidylglycerol synthase transmembrane domain-containing protein: protein MEWKKALPFLAGFAVILALIWWAGTEDVLTILSRASLTWLGVALLAYLGGIITWALRWHVLLEGVDVKARFRDTFAALFVGILFNNITPGARGGGEALRTYYLAKRTGSSYGQILASVTADRILDLIPVMVMMLLSMFYAYWGGVYSLFTLLLLLNIILISITGLATVVIASERRMRKIVFGLFRLLVRIMPSRVLKYEEKFSQLVDTNIPHFTNSLRTVSKDKKTFTVALGYSFLTWFFVILRNYLVFISLGYWVSFTDVMIVQMIGTAVGLISIIPGGAGLIEAVTAGSFVLLGITREMAVTASILDRIISFWLPLIVGIILVAKFGLKPKTASLGGEDTSDKSREKNE from the coding sequence ATGGAGTGGAAAAAAGCGCTGCCCTTCCTCGCTGGCTTTGCGGTAATACTGGCCCTCATCTGGTGGGCCGGAACCGAGGACGTGCTCACAATACTCAGTAGAGCCAGCCTAACATGGCTGGGAGTAGCTCTGCTTGCCTATCTGGGAGGTATAATAACCTGGGCCCTGAGATGGCATGTTCTGCTCGAGGGGGTCGATGTTAAAGCCAGATTTAGGGACACTTTTGCAGCACTGTTTGTAGGAATACTCTTCAACAACATAACCCCTGGTGCCAGGGGCGGGGGGGAAGCCCTCAGAACCTACTACCTTGCAAAGAGAACAGGATCATCATACGGACAAATACTCGCGAGTGTTACGGCAGATAGAATCCTAGATCTAATCCCCGTCATGGTTATGATGCTTCTCTCAATGTTCTACGCTTACTGGGGAGGAGTCTACTCTCTCTTCACCCTGCTTCTTCTCCTCAACATTATCCTTATTTCCATTACAGGGCTCGCAACCGTCGTAATAGCCAGCGAGAGGAGAATGAGAAAGATTGTGTTTGGGCTTTTCAGGTTACTGGTAAGGATAATGCCCTCGAGGGTGTTAAAGTATGAGGAAAAATTCAGCCAGCTCGTTGACACAAACATACCTCACTTCACGAACAGCCTGAGAACTGTATCAAAGGACAAAAAAACGTTCACAGTGGCCCTAGGATATTCATTTCTCACGTGGTTCTTTGTAATCCTCAGGAACTATCTCGTCTTTATAAGCTTGGGCTACTGGGTGAGTTTCACCGATGTGATGATAGTGCAGATGATAGGGACTGCAGTCGGACTAATAAGCATCATACCTGGAGGTGCCGGATTGATAGAAGCGGTCACCGCGGGATCCTTTGTCCTCCTGGGGATAACAAGGGAAATGGCAGTAACTGCAAGCATTTTGGATAGAATAATCTCGTTCTGGCTTCCATTGATTGTTGGAATTATCCTCGTTGCAAAGTTTGGTTTAAAGCCTAAAACCGCCTCTTTAGGCGGAGAGGATACTTCGGATAAATCTCGTGAGAAAAACGAATGA
- a CDS encoding NAD(+) kinase — MKFGIVARRDKEEALKLAYRVYDFLRISGYDVVVDSETYQNLPQFDPGGVLPLEEFDVDVIIVIGGDGTILRVEHKTKRDFPILSINMGTLGFLTEVEPHETFFALSRFLEGEYYIDERMKLRTYINGENIIPDALNEDAILTGVPGKIVHLKYYVDGGLADELRSDGIIIATPTGSTGYSLSAGGPFVDPRLELFVITPLNPIALGSRPMVVPSTSEIEVISLPPERELILSVDGQFYTRLEPEAEIKIRKSPRKTKFIRFSHEIYPKYPLRLKRRF, encoded by the coding sequence ATGAAGTTCGGGATAGTTGCCCGTAGGGACAAAGAAGAAGCCTTAAAACTCGCCTACAGGGTGTACGACTTCCTCCGGATTAGCGGGTACGATGTGGTAGTTGATTCAGAAACGTACCAGAACCTTCCTCAGTTTGACCCGGGAGGTGTTCTTCCGCTCGAAGAGTTCGACGTGGACGTAATAATCGTAATAGGCGGAGACGGTACGATACTTAGAGTGGAGCACAAGACAAAGAGGGATTTCCCGATACTCAGCATCAACATGGGTACTCTGGGTTTTCTTACGGAGGTTGAGCCCCACGAGACCTTTTTTGCCCTCAGCAGGTTTCTTGAGGGAGAATACTACATCGATGAGAGGATGAAGCTGAGGACGTACATAAACGGGGAAAACATTATCCCGGATGCCCTTAATGAGGACGCCATACTTACTGGAGTTCCGGGCAAGATAGTGCACCTCAAATACTATGTGGATGGTGGTCTGGCCGATGAGCTCCGGTCAGATGGAATTATAATAGCGACCCCAACTGGATCGACGGGTTATTCCCTCTCTGCAGGTGGACCGTTCGTTGATCCCCGGCTGGAGCTTTTTGTGATAACCCCTCTGAACCCGATAGCACTAGGTTCCAGGCCAATGGTTGTTCCCTCGACGAGTGAAATTGAGGTAATTTCTCTCCCGCCAGAGAGGGAGCTTATCCTCTCGGTGGACGGACAGTTCTACACGAGGCTTGAGCCGGAAGCCGAGATAAAAATAAGAAAATCCCCTAGAAAGACGAAATTCATTCGTTTTTCTCACGAGATTTATCCGAAGTATCCTCTCCGCCTAAAGAGGCGGTTTTAG
- a CDS encoding potassium channel family protein yields MFVVIMGAGRVGYLVAKLLESEGHDVTVIEQNSERAQELSLLINGLVIEGDATDPKTLEDANIKQADAFAALTGKDDANILACILAKNLNPEIYTALRVSNPKNKRIFEQVQDLKKYFNFIISPEEIAAEYISRSITSPGFDRVLFPKEGAEIVRFEITPESWVAGKSVKELNLPKDSLIVAIYDKKGSLIIPSGDTRLPDRGSLIIFAKTGVLDSIKEIFERKKSSE; encoded by the coding sequence ATGTTCGTGGTCATAATGGGTGCCGGTAGGGTTGGATACCTGGTTGCCAAGCTATTGGAGAGTGAGGGACACGATGTTACCGTGATAGAGCAGAACAGCGAGAGGGCTCAGGAGCTTTCCCTTCTTATAAACGGCCTCGTCATTGAAGGAGACGCCACCGATCCAAAAACCCTCGAAGATGCGAACATAAAGCAGGCGGATGCCTTCGCGGCCTTGACCGGGAAGGATGATGCAAACATACTGGCCTGCATTTTGGCAAAGAACCTGAACCCTGAGATATACACTGCGCTCAGGGTTAGCAACCCAAAGAACAAGAGGATATTCGAGCAGGTTCAGGATTTGAAGAAGTACTTCAACTTTATAATCTCCCCGGAGGAGATAGCGGCTGAGTACATCTCGAGGAGCATAACGAGCCCTGGCTTTGACAGGGTGCTCTTCCCGAAGGAAGGGGCTGAGATAGTCAGGTTTGAGATAACTCCCGAGAGCTGGGTTGCTGGAAAGTCCGTTAAAGAACTGAATCTTCCGAAGGACTCTCTGATAGTTGCCATCTACGACAAAAAGGGCTCCCTGATAATTCCCTCCGGTGACACCAGGCTCCCGGACAGGGGTTCGCTCATAATCTTCGCCAAGACTGGAGTCCTCGACAGCATCAAAGAGATATTCGAGAGGAAAAAATCATCGGAGTGA